The Candidatus Acidiferrales bacterium genome has a segment encoding these proteins:
- a CDS encoding RDD family protein, with translation MPRVAYAGFWLRFVAYILDALILGIPAFFLFIPFFAASGILNSLNSSSPFSPDTFARLMGMRMILRFTLVILVAEWLYYALLESSSWQATVGKKILGLYVTDLTGARISFGRATGRYFSMILFRIIPLLGVFLLWPIDCICAGFTERKQALHDMMASCLVIRKI, from the coding sequence ATGCCGAGGGTTGCGTACGCCGGGTTCTGGTTGCGCTTCGTCGCATACATTCTCGACGCACTGATCCTGGGAATCCCTGCGTTTTTTCTATTCATTCCCTTTTTCGCGGCTTCGGGAATTCTGAATTCCCTGAACTCGTCTTCCCCATTTTCTCCGGATACTTTCGCGCGCCTCATGGGCATGAGGATGATTCTCCGATTCACCCTTGTGATCTTAGTAGCGGAATGGCTGTACTACGCCCTGCTGGAAAGCTCCTCCTGGCAAGCGACTGTGGGGAAAAAGATCCTGGGCCTGTACGTGACTGACCTTACTGGCGCTCGTATATCGTTCGGACGCGCGACGGGACGGTATTTCAGCATGATCTTGTTTCGCATCATCCCGCTCCTCGGCGTGTTTCTGCTGTGGCCCATCGACTGCATTTGTGCGGGATTTACCGAAAGAAAGCAGGCGCTGCACGATATGATGGCGAGCTGCCTGGTGATTCGCAAAATCTGA
- a CDS encoding RDD family protein yields MSTTAAAPATPQAPAAGAPQQPIGTVTVAPQLFYAGFWLRLVAYIIDAIILTFAECVLAVILVFATGLGAMFRSLPENPTPDEFFTGTFIFALVVFIAGMIVMIWIYYAWMESSEHQGTLGKMALGLIVTDLQYQPVSFARASGRFFAKFITGLVPLCIGYIMAGFTAKKQALHDMIAGCLVLRRI; encoded by the coding sequence TTGTCGACTACGGCGGCTGCTCCGGCGACCCCGCAGGCACCTGCCGCGGGAGCGCCTCAGCAGCCGATAGGCACAGTCACTGTCGCGCCGCAGCTTTTTTACGCGGGTTTCTGGCTGCGACTTGTGGCCTACATCATTGACGCGATCATTCTTACTTTTGCGGAATGCGTGCTCGCTGTCATTCTAGTTTTTGCGACGGGACTGGGGGCGATGTTTCGGAGTTTGCCGGAAAATCCTACGCCAGACGAATTTTTCACAGGCACGTTCATTTTTGCTCTTGTGGTGTTCATTGCGGGAATGATCGTGATGATTTGGATTTACTACGCCTGGATGGAAAGTTCTGAGCACCAAGGGACACTAGGAAAGATGGCCCTCGGCTTGATTGTGACTGATCTCCAGTACCAACCGGTCTCTTTTGCGCGAGCGAGCGGGCGATTTTTCGCAAAATTCATCACCGGACTTGTTCCTCTATGTATCGGGTACATCATGGCGGGATTCACGGCGAAGAAGCAGGCGCTACACGACATGATCGCCGGCTGTCTCGTGCTCCGCAGAATTTAG
- the serS gene encoding serine--tRNA ligase, which translates to MSATCAPHFEQNINPPHCPQKRIPRILLARCRKVNRQESDGKQCIVEIKQVAPIDARGSIIGESLLLRYPALTMLDLNYFRDHLDEIERMLVNRHARINLNVFRKIDAERRKLITDAERLKAERNKGSEEVAKLKKLGEDAVPLMTRMKQIADEIKFEDNKVAELDDQLRDFMLSVPNVPHSSVPVGDGADGNIEVRRWGSPPKFDFAPKPHWEVGERTDILDLERAVKIAGARFALYRGAGARLERALANFFLDVHTREQGYTEILPPFIVNTASLVADGKLPKFAADMFRLENTDLWLTTTAETELTNLYRDETLDADLLPINVCAWTACFRSEAGAAGKDTRGIKRQHQFQKVEMFKFTRPETSYEELEKMVRDAEDLLQRLGLHYRVIQLCTGDIGFASSKTYDIEVWVPSSNEFMEISSCSNCEAFQARRAGIRYKPKGGKSEFVHTLNGSGLPTGRTWIAIVENYQQADGSIVIPEILRPYMGTDKIPALQK; encoded by the coding sequence GTGTCCGCGACTTGCGCGCCGCATTTCGAACAGAACATAAACCCTCCTCATTGCCCGCAGAAAAGAATTCCACGCATCCTACTTGCCCGCTGCCGCAAGGTCAATCGCCAAGAATCTGACGGCAAGCAATGTATCGTCGAAATCAAGCAAGTTGCTCCCATTGACGCGCGCGGCTCCATCATTGGCGAAAGCTTGCTCCTGCGGTATCCTGCTTTGACTATGCTGGACTTGAATTATTTCCGCGACCATCTCGATGAAATTGAACGCATGCTTGTAAACCGCCATGCCAGGATAAATCTCAACGTTTTTCGCAAGATTGACGCGGAGCGCCGCAAGCTCATCACCGACGCGGAACGCCTGAAGGCCGAGCGAAACAAAGGCAGCGAGGAAGTCGCGAAGCTGAAGAAGTTGGGCGAGGATGCCGTCCCGCTGATGACGCGCATGAAGCAGATCGCCGATGAGATTAAGTTCGAAGACAATAAAGTTGCCGAGCTCGATGATCAGTTGCGCGATTTTATGCTTTCGGTTCCGAACGTCCCGCACAGCTCTGTACCCGTTGGCGACGGTGCCGATGGAAACATCGAAGTTCGGCGATGGGGCTCGCCTCCAAAATTTGATTTCGCGCCTAAACCCCATTGGGAAGTTGGGGAACGCACGGACATTTTGGATTTGGAGCGAGCCGTAAAAATCGCCGGGGCGCGCTTCGCGCTCTATCGCGGAGCCGGCGCGCGTCTCGAACGCGCACTGGCCAATTTCTTTCTCGACGTGCACACGCGCGAGCAGGGGTACACGGAAATTTTGCCTCCGTTTATCGTAAATACGGCATCGTTGGTCGCCGATGGCAAGCTCCCGAAATTTGCCGCCGATATGTTTCGCCTCGAAAATACGGATCTGTGGCTGACGACCACTGCCGAGACGGAATTGACGAATCTCTATCGCGATGAAACGCTTGATGCGGACCTGCTCCCCATCAATGTATGCGCATGGACGGCGTGTTTCCGGTCCGAAGCCGGCGCAGCGGGTAAAGACACGCGCGGAATCAAGCGTCAGCACCAATTTCAGAAAGTGGAGATGTTCAAATTCACGCGGCCGGAAACGAGCTACGAAGAACTCGAAAAAATGGTGCGCGACGCTGAGGATTTGTTACAGCGCCTTGGCCTCCACTATCGTGTAATCCAGCTTTGCACAGGAGACATAGGTTTCGCTTCCTCGAAAACCTACGACATCGAAGTCTGGGTGCCGTCGTCCAACGAATTCATGGAGATTTCGAGCTGTTCGAACTGCGAAGCGTTCCAAGCGCGTCGCGCTGGGATTCGTTACAAGCCGAAAGGTGGGAAGAGTGAGTTTGTACACACGCTCAATGGTTCCGGGCTTCCCACTGGCCGCACGTGGATCGCCATTGTCGAAAACTACCAGCAGGCCGATGGCTCCATCGTCATTCCCGAGATTCTCCGGCCTTACATGGGAACTGACAAAATCCCCGCATTGCAAAAGTAA